The proteins below are encoded in one region of Fimbriimonadaceae bacterium:
- the glgP gene encoding alpha-glucan family phosphorylase codes for MRSLKFAHSFEVVKKLPEPLQPLRKIAYNFWWTWNHEARSLLREIGPELWETVEHNPVELMNRLGDEQIERLLADEIFLAKLGVIEKTLDDYMSAETWFDRKYPGHRENTLVAYFSAEFGLSEALPIYSGGLGVLAGDHLKAASDLGVPLVGVGLLYSRGYFRQSLSPDGWQQERYPQYDFFRLPLTLMSGEDGQPLRIKVEFPENDVQCQVWKAQVGRVELFLLDSNILENEADAQTITDTLYGGDETMRIRQEMILGLGGYRALLALGKKPTVCHMNEGHAAFLALERIRKTMAEENTDFRTARQATVAGNVFTTHTPVPAGFDLFPVDLVERYVSKATGDLGVPFQKIVGLGRFDPADTSERFNMAILAMENANRVNGVSKLHASVSRGMFSRRWPDYPLEEVPIAAITNGVHTMTWMSRRMTELFDRHLGTDWREDPSDPEIWARAAEIPDDQIWEMRENERGDFVRYCRRRLTHTLRLAGSPPLDASHNDVLDPRVLTIGFARRFATYKRATLLLQDRERLKALLFHQDRPIQFVFAGKSHPRDDGGKKLIQDLVHFIRHEGARTRMVFLEDYDMSVARRMIQGVDLWLNNPRRPLEASGTSGMKVVPNGGLNASVLDGWWAEGYRPGLGWAVGDGNDNADEGYQDWLDSRSLYNLLETEIAPTFYYRVDGGVPSSWVEMIKRSWRDLSPYFSTLRMVREYTSRFYVPSDESYQRMSANGLSRAKDALAWRDRLRSAWKGVRIVSVTDDAKRSVPLGQRVKVRTLVDLGPLNVEEVRVQAVVGQVSTNRELSNLEISDLEPAGKEGQAHVFEGQVATTDPGHRGYVVRVVPYHEDLDVAAEVGLVAYEPQP; via the coding sequence ATGCGCAGTCTGAAATTCGCCCACTCGTTCGAAGTCGTCAAGAAGCTGCCCGAACCCCTGCAGCCCCTGCGCAAGATCGCTTACAACTTTTGGTGGACGTGGAACCACGAGGCCCGCTCCCTGCTCCGCGAGATCGGCCCGGAGCTCTGGGAGACCGTCGAGCACAACCCTGTCGAGCTCATGAACCGCCTAGGCGACGAACAGATCGAGAGGCTCCTGGCCGACGAAATCTTCCTGGCCAAGCTGGGCGTCATCGAGAAGACCCTCGACGACTACATGTCGGCGGAAACCTGGTTCGACCGCAAGTACCCCGGCCACCGGGAGAACACCCTGGTGGCGTACTTCTCCGCCGAGTTCGGTCTGAGCGAGGCGCTGCCGATCTATTCCGGCGGCCTCGGAGTGCTGGCCGGCGACCACCTGAAGGCCGCCAGCGACCTGGGCGTGCCGCTGGTCGGGGTCGGGCTCCTCTATTCGCGGGGCTACTTCCGACAGTCGCTCAGCCCGGACGGCTGGCAACAGGAGCGCTATCCCCAATACGACTTCTTCCGGCTCCCCCTGACCCTCATGTCCGGCGAGGACGGCCAGCCCCTCCGCATCAAGGTCGAGTTCCCGGAGAACGACGTCCAGTGCCAAGTGTGGAAGGCGCAGGTCGGCCGGGTGGAGCTGTTCCTGCTCGATTCGAACATCCTGGAGAACGAGGCCGACGCCCAGACCATCACGGACACGCTCTATGGCGGCGACGAGACCATGCGCATCCGCCAGGAAATGATCCTCGGCTTGGGCGGCTACCGGGCGTTGCTCGCCCTGGGTAAGAAGCCGACGGTCTGCCACATGAACGAGGGCCACGCCGCTTTCTTGGCCCTCGAACGCATCCGAAAGACCATGGCGGAGGAAAACACCGACTTCCGCACCGCGCGCCAAGCCACGGTAGCCGGCAATGTCTTCACCACCCACACGCCGGTTCCGGCAGGCTTCGACCTCTTCCCCGTCGACCTGGTCGAGAGATACGTCTCCAAGGCGACCGGCGACCTTGGGGTCCCCTTCCAGAAGATCGTCGGCCTCGGCCGCTTTGACCCCGCCGACACGAGCGAGAGGTTCAACATGGCGATCCTCGCGATGGAGAACGCGAACCGCGTGAACGGCGTCTCGAAGTTGCACGCCTCGGTCTCACGAGGCATGTTCAGCCGCCGCTGGCCGGACTATCCCCTGGAAGAGGTCCCCATCGCCGCCATCACCAACGGCGTCCACACCATGACCTGGATGAGCCGGCGCATGACCGAGCTCTTCGACCGGCACCTGGGCACCGACTGGCGCGAAGACCCCTCAGACCCCGAAATCTGGGCGAGGGCCGCCGAAATCCCCGACGACCAGATTTGGGAGATGCGCGAGAACGAACGCGGCGACTTCGTGCGCTATTGCCGCCGAAGGCTGACCCACACGTTGCGGCTGGCGGGTTCGCCGCCCCTCGACGCCTCGCACAACGACGTCCTCGACCCGCGCGTGCTCACGATCGGCTTCGCCCGACGCTTCGCGACCTATAAACGGGCGACGCTGCTTTTGCAGGACCGAGAACGGCTCAAGGCGCTGCTCTTCCACCAAGACCGCCCGATCCAGTTCGTCTTCGCGGGCAAGAGCCACCCCCGGGACGACGGCGGCAAGAAGCTGATCCAAGACTTGGTCCACTTCATCCGGCACGAAGGGGCGCGCACCCGAATGGTGTTCTTGGAGGACTACGACATGAGCGTCGCAAGGCGCATGATCCAGGGCGTCGACCTCTGGCTGAACAACCCGCGCCGCCCCCTCGAAGCCAGCGGCACGAGCGGCATGAAGGTCGTGCCGAACGGCGGCCTGAACGCCTCGGTCCTGGACGGTTGGTGGGCCGAGGGCTACCGACCCGGACTGGGCTGGGCGGTCGGCGACGGCAACGACAACGCCGACGAGGGCTATCAAGACTGGCTCGACTCCCGCTCGCTTTACAACCTGCTTGAGACCGAGATCGCCCCGACGTTCTACTACCGCGTGGACGGCGGTGTGCCCTCGAGCTGGGTCGAGATGATCAAGCGCTCCTGGCGCGACCTTTCACCCTACTTCTCCACCCTGAGGATGGTCCGGGAGTACACGAGCCGGTTCTACGTGCCGTCGGACGAGTCTTACCAAAGAATGTCTGCGAACGGCCTCAGCCGGGCAAAGGACGCCTTGGCGTGGCGCGACCGGCTACGGTCGGCCTGGAAGGGCGTCCGCATCGTCTCGGTCACCGATGATGCCAAGCGATCGGTGCCGCTCGGGCAGCGGGTGAAGGTCCGCACCCTCGTGGACCTTGGGCCCTTGAACGTCGAGGAAGTTCGCGTGCAGGCGGTCGTCGGACAGGTCTCGACCAACCGCGAGCTTTCGAACCTGGAGATCAGCGACCTGGAACCGGCCGGGAAAGAGGGCCAGGCCCACGTCTTCGAGGGCCAAGTGGCGACGACTGACCCGGGTCACCGGGGGTACGTCGTGCGGGTGGTGCCTTACCACGAAGACCTCGACGTTGCCGCCGAGGTCGGTCTTGTGGCTTACGAGCCACAGCCCTGA
- a CDS encoding dienelactone hydrolase family protein, giving the protein MPITMQGEMIEFEGNGQTYSGYLSEAEGGGPGVIVIQEWWGLVDHIKNVADRFAAAGFTALAPDFFHGKVTTDPDDAATMMMALKMEEASAVVKRAIDALLARGSTTGDIVGVVGFCMGGQLALYAATVDDRIRACVDFYGVHPNVDPDYSKLVAPVLGLFAEHDEFVEESALAGLDATLAEHGKARFLHTFPGVKHAFFNDDRPEVYDERAAAQAWEMTLRFLREKIGGEERTFPV; this is encoded by the coding sequence ATGCCAATCACTATGCAAGGCGAAATGATCGAGTTCGAAGGGAACGGGCAGACCTATTCCGGTTATCTGAGCGAGGCTGAGGGCGGCGGCCCGGGCGTGATCGTCATCCAGGAGTGGTGGGGCCTGGTGGACCACATCAAGAACGTGGCGGACCGCTTCGCGGCGGCCGGCTTCACGGCCCTCGCGCCGGACTTCTTTCACGGCAAGGTCACGACCGATCCGGACGACGCGGCGACGATGATGATGGCGCTGAAGATGGAGGAGGCCTCCGCCGTCGTGAAAAGGGCGATCGACGCCCTTCTCGCCCGTGGTTCGACGACGGGCGACATCGTCGGGGTGGTGGGCTTCTGCATGGGCGGCCAGCTTGCCCTCTATGCCGCGACGGTGGACGACCGCATCCGGGCCTGCGTCGACTTTTACGGGGTCCATCCCAATGTGGACCCGGACTATAGCAAGCTGGTCGCGCCGGTGCTCGGGCTCTTTGCGGAGCACGACGAGTTCGTCGAGGAAAGCGCGCTCGCGGGGCTTGACGCCACGCTCGCCGAGCATGGCAAGGCGCGGTTCCTGCATACCTTCCCAGGGGTCAAGCACGCCTTCTTTAACGATGACCGCCCGGAGGTCTACGACGAAAGAGCGGCGGCCCAAGCATGGGAGATGACGCTGCGCTTCCTGCGGGAGAAGATCGGCGGCGAAGAGCGAACGTTCCCTGTGTAA
- a CDS encoding PEP-CTERM sorting domain-containing protein (PEP-CTERM proteins occur, often in large numbers, in the proteomes of bacteria that also encode an exosortase, a predicted intramembrane cysteine proteinase. The presence of a PEP-CTERM domain at a protein's C-terminus predicts cleavage within the sorting domain, followed by covalent anchoring to some some component of the (usually Gram-negative) cell surface. Many PEP-CTERM proteins exhibit an unusual sequence composition that includes large numbers of potential glycosylation sites. Expression of one such protein has been shown restore the ability of a bacterium to form floc, a type of biofilm.), which produces MALLASARAQNLFVNPGFETGNFNGWTQRNTPSGGGAPGQVTSFDVTGGGASLAARYIVGNTQFTGTEAGIELVQNLNLTGGVQYSLGFDFAVENTGGPNAQGGRFSIIVNGTELSAIAVEQIGGNQIVRNSVAAIFTPGTTGVYEVGARITRRFEPSIGGLLRQYADNFQAVPEPTTVLALAAGLALLKRRRR; this is translated from the coding sequence ATGGCGCTCCTCGCTTCTGCGCGCGCGCAGAACCTCTTCGTCAACCCCGGCTTTGAGACCGGGAACTTCAATGGCTGGACCCAGCGCAACACCCCGAGTGGCGGCGGTGCCCCAGGCCAGGTGACCAGCTTTGATGTCACGGGCGGCGGGGCGAGCCTCGCCGCGCGGTACATCGTGGGCAACACCCAGTTCACCGGGACCGAGGCGGGCATCGAGCTCGTCCAGAACCTGAACCTGACGGGCGGCGTTCAGTACTCGCTTGGATTCGACTTTGCGGTCGAGAATACCGGTGGTCCGAACGCCCAAGGCGGCCGGTTCTCGATCATCGTGAACGGCACCGAACTCTCGGCTATCGCCGTCGAGCAAATCGGCGGGAACCAGATTGTGCGCAACTCCGTGGCGGCCATTTTTACGCCGGGGACGACTGGCGTCTACGAGGTGGGAGCGCGGATCACGCGGCGGTTTGAACCCTCGATCGGTGGGCTTCTTCGCCAGTATGCGGATAACTTCCAAGCGGTTCCGGAGCCGACGACGGTGCTTGCCTTGGCGGCGGGCTTAGCCCTCTTGAAGAGGCGCCGGCGCTAA
- the smc gene encoding chromosome segregation protein SMC produces MRLKRVKIVGFKTFADRTEFELDGDVIAVVGPNGCGKSNIVDAVLWGLGETNARSLRAQTGKEVIFAGSSQRKPVGYAEVTLVFDNEDGQLPIESAEVAVTRRITRGGDGDYAINRRSCRMKDLHDLLADSGLGRAGYAIVGQSEIDQALGASPTQRRAWIDEAAGVHRYRARRVEAQRRLDSSEAHLARVHDVVSELESQMKPLAREAEVARRYREVANALREVESGLLAREFSSLGKDVSAAMEAAAEARAMADKEGGLAADCDERAVEAATRAEQLGRQLEADREALRRASVEREQAEAAINVARSRIEGLHALEANLEEEGAAHTERERQAEEDVAAALSEVEARSAAVRECEGQAKGNDAQGKALAEALRQAEKALAEAREAAEVRRRAEVERAHRDARAEEVERELEGVDQSLPDLRQALAEAERSLSEAEATIQEAESEAHALKEERAALGEQLAELAKRLRDVLAESAALEGRRRGIESTIAAHEGLSQGSRAVLDLVRQGALPDRYRPVGEALRTEPANALAIDTALGAAANDLITPGEKDAKAAIEALKRDRLGRATFQPLDLVRPRADRGTGPTGPGVVGRASELVACEASVRAVVDSLLGNVTVVETLADALRLARTKGWSRLVTLDGEVVHASGAVTGGRALRTVTGLVQRRAELDETLDQIDGAEAEAEALRAEEQRLAEEAERIEAQLAEVARRREADSASREDARAWLASVRHELNGCERDRDRLATERDSLRAATLLEAVEVDLPAAEARRDEAWKAVASHSEELRLTNERLKEHRDHLGQAEARLAEAKRRLIRIKESESAREKRRDDLGPQRERQEATIKEAEATRQRAEEEAARLQAQTEEREKMRTAALDEAGQEREAAFKARHTASEAERKANEHEVARARAEARRQASLERLLSEYGIDEAEADRLACETELPAEASSTVATLRREIRAMGDVNLGAIEAYERLSERHGELTAQTADIEQGRAEILAAVRELDRLTAEKFREAFDRVREEFATTFVKLFGGGQAELRLVSDEEADGEEGVEIEVTVPGKKRQRLALLSGGERAMAALAFLFALLRVRPSPLVVLDEVDAPLDGRNVERFVSLLREFSGGTQFLLITHNPMTIESADVWFGVTMQEPGVSTVVPFKAPPKASVA; encoded by the coding sequence ATGAGGCTTAAACGAGTCAAGATCGTCGGGTTTAAGACGTTCGCAGACCGCACGGAATTCGAGTTGGACGGCGACGTCATCGCCGTCGTCGGCCCGAACGGGTGCGGGAAGTCGAACATTGTCGACGCCGTGCTGTGGGGGCTTGGCGAGACGAACGCGCGTTCCTTGCGCGCCCAAACCGGGAAGGAAGTGATCTTCGCCGGTTCCAGCCAGCGGAAGCCGGTGGGCTACGCCGAGGTGACGCTCGTCTTCGACAACGAGGACGGGCAGTTGCCGATCGAGTCGGCTGAAGTGGCCGTCACCCGCCGCATCACGCGGGGCGGCGACGGCGACTATGCGATCAACCGGCGTTCATGCCGGATGAAAGACCTCCACGACCTTCTCGCCGACTCCGGGCTGGGCAGGGCGGGCTACGCCATTGTCGGCCAAAGCGAGATCGACCAGGCCCTGGGGGCCTCGCCCACCCAGCGCCGTGCCTGGATCGACGAGGCCGCTGGCGTCCACCGTTACCGGGCCCGCCGGGTCGAGGCCCAGCGTCGGCTCGATTCTTCGGAGGCCCACCTTGCCCGCGTGCACGACGTGGTCTCGGAGCTTGAGTCGCAGATGAAACCGTTGGCGCGCGAGGCCGAGGTCGCCCGGCGGTACCGGGAAGTGGCGAACGCCCTCCGCGAGGTGGAGTCGGGCCTGCTCGCCCGCGAGTTCTCGAGCCTCGGCAAGGACGTCTCGGCGGCGATGGAGGCCGCGGCGGAAGCCCGTGCGATGGCGGACAAAGAAGGCGGCCTCGCAGCGGACTGCGACGAGCGGGCAGTAGAGGCCGCGACCCGGGCAGAGCAGCTGGGAAGGCAGCTGGAAGCGGATCGAGAAGCGTTGCGGCGCGCCTCCGTCGAGCGCGAGCAGGCGGAGGCGGCGATCAACGTCGCCCGGTCCCGCATCGAAGGCTTGCACGCGCTGGAGGCGAACCTGGAAGAGGAGGGCGCGGCCCACACGGAGCGCGAGCGCCAGGCAGAAGAAGACGTGGCGGCCGCCCTCTCTGAGGTCGAGGCGCGGAGCGCCGCCGTCCGTGAGTGCGAGGGTCAGGCGAAGGGGAACGACGCTCAGGGCAAGGCCCTCGCCGAGGCCCTTCGCCAGGCCGAGAAGGCCCTGGCCGAAGCCCGCGAAGCGGCCGAGGTGCGTCGCCGAGCCGAGGTAGAGCGCGCCCACCGAGACGCCCGCGCGGAAGAGGTCGAGCGGGAACTGGAGGGAGTGGACCAGTCGCTCCCGGATCTGCGGCAAGCCTTGGCAGAAGCGGAGCGGAGCCTTTCCGAGGCCGAAGCCACGATCCAGGAGGCGGAGAGCGAGGCCCATGCCCTCAAGGAAGAGCGGGCCGCCCTGGGCGAGCAACTCGCCGAACTGGCAAAGCGGCTCCGCGACGTCCTCGCTGAAAGCGCCGCGCTCGAGGGCCGCCGTCGGGGCATTGAATCCACCATTGCAGCCCACGAGGGCCTTTCGCAGGGCTCCCGGGCGGTGCTGGACTTGGTTCGGCAGGGCGCGCTCCCGGACCGCTACCGGCCGGTCGGCGAGGCCCTTCGGACCGAACCGGCCAACGCCCTCGCGATTGATACCGCGCTTGGGGCGGCCGCCAACGACCTCATCACGCCGGGCGAAAAGGACGCGAAAGCGGCGATCGAGGCGCTGAAGCGGGATCGCCTCGGGCGGGCGACGTTCCAGCCGCTGGATTTGGTGCGGCCGCGTGCGGACCGCGGTACGGGGCCGACCGGGCCCGGCGTCGTCGGCCGGGCTTCGGAACTCGTGGCCTGCGAGGCGAGCGTCCGCGCCGTGGTCGACTCGCTGCTGGGCAACGTGACCGTGGTCGAGACCCTGGCCGACGCGTTGCGCCTGGCTCGGACGAAGGGCTGGTCGCGGCTGGTGACCTTGGATGGCGAGGTCGTCCATGCCAGCGGGGCGGTCACGGGCGGTCGCGCGCTCAGGACCGTGACGGGCCTCGTCCAGCGTCGCGCCGAGCTCGACGAGACGCTGGACCAGATCGACGGGGCCGAGGCGGAAGCGGAGGCCCTACGCGCCGAAGAGCAGCGGCTCGCCGAAGAGGCCGAGCGGATCGAGGCGCAACTGGCGGAGGTGGCGCGGAGGCGCGAGGCGGACTCTGCATCGCGCGAAGACGCGCGGGCATGGCTAGCGAGCGTCCGGCACGAGCTGAACGGCTGCGAGCGCGACCGGGACCGGTTGGCGACAGAGCGGGACTCCCTGCGTGCAGCGACCCTGCTCGAAGCGGTCGAGGTCGACCTGCCCGCGGCCGAGGCCCGGCGGGACGAGGCTTGGAAGGCGGTCGCTTCGCACTCCGAGGAGCTTCGCCTCACGAACGAGCGGCTTAAGGAGCACCGCGACCACCTGGGCCAGGCAGAGGCCCGCTTGGCCGAAGCCAAACGGCGTCTCATCCGGATCAAAGAGTCAGAGTCCGCGCGCGAGAAACGGCGGGACGACCTCGGCCCCCAGCGCGAGCGCCAGGAAGCCACCATCAAAGAGGCCGAAGCGACTCGACAGCGGGCGGAGGAGGAAGCGGCCCGGCTCCAGGCCCAGACCGAAGAGCGCGAAAAGATGCGCACGGCCGCCCTGGACGAAGCAGGCCAAGAGCGGGAAGCGGCCTTCAAGGCCCGGCACACGGCGTCGGAAGCGGAGCGGAAAGCGAACGAGCACGAGGTGGCGCGCGCCCGTGCCGAAGCCCGTCGGCAGGCGTCCCTAGAGAGGTTGCTCTCCGAATACGGGATTGATGAGGCCGAGGCGGACCGGCTGGCCTGCGAGACGGAGCTGCCTGCCGAGGCCTCCTCGACTGTGGCCACCCTCCGCCGGGAGATCCGCGCCATGGGCGACGTCAACCTGGGGGCGATCGAAGCCTATGAGCGGCTTTCCGAGCGGCACGGAGAACTCACCGCTCAGACAGCCGACATTGAGCAGGGCCGTGCCGAGATCTTGGCCGCCGTACGCGAGTTGGACCGGCTGACCGCCGAGAAGTTTCGCGAGGCGTTCGACCGGGTCCGCGAGGAGTTCGCCACCACCTTCGTCAAGCTCTTCGGCGGCGGGCAGGCCGAGCTTCGCCTCGTTTCGGACGAGGAAGCCGACGGAGAAGAGGGCGTGGAGATCGAGGTGACGGTCCCGGGCAAGAAGCGCCAGCGCCTCGCCCTGCTCAGCGGGGGCGAGAGGGCGATGGCGGCGCTCGCGTTCCTCTTCGCCCTGCTCCGGGTGCGGCCCAGCCCGCTTGTGGTCCTCGACGAGGTCGATGCTCCGCTCGACGGCCGGAACGTGGAGCGCTTCGTGAGCCTGCTTCGCGAGTTCTCCGGCGGCACCCAGTTCCTCCTCATCACGCACAACCCGATGACGATCGAAAGCGCGGACGTCTGGTTCGGCGTGACGATGCAGGAGCCCGGCGTCTCGACCGTCGTGCCCTTCAAAGCCCCTCCAAAAGCCTCGGTCGCGTAA
- the glmU gene encoding bifunctional UDP-N-acetylglucosamine diphosphorylase/glucosamine-1-phosphate N-acetyltransferase GlmU, with product MAKAETREQTTHGIVSLPTMPRTMLAGLILAAGKGTRMRGERAKVLHEVAGASMIELVSQAVRQAGVEKPIVVVGHDAETVVATLQDGTHQFVEQREQLGTGHAAMMAVDLLKGHDGPVLVTPGDTPLLSGETLAELVKTFTDEGAQAAVASFVTFEPGSYGRVVRDEEGHVSGIVEAKDATAEELEIKEVNAAVYCFDCATLLRHLPNLQKGNAQGEYYLTDVIAAIRGEGGKVVATCFDDPDEFMGVNDRWQLAEASRIMRLRVLRRHALNGVTIVDPSSTYIGAGVQIGPDTLVHPMTVIDGDTRIGSGCTIGPNAWVKDSAIGDGCQVFMSHVDQAEMADGARCGPFSNLRPGTRLGARVKIGNFVEIKNGQIGEDAAVSHLTYIGDASVGARTNVGAGTITCNYDGFAKHRTEIGADTFIGSNSTIVAPRTIGDGAMVAAGSVVTEDVPDDAMAVGRARQVTKEQWVASWRQRRQTETLKKNETSAD from the coding sequence ATGGCGAAGGCGGAGACGAGGGAGCAGACGACCCATGGTATCGTCTCGCTTCCGACGATGCCGCGCACCATGCTTGCTGGACTGATCCTGGCCGCTGGAAAGGGCACGCGGATGCGCGGCGAACGGGCGAAGGTTTTGCACGAGGTCGCCGGGGCGTCCATGATCGAGCTTGTCTCGCAGGCCGTGCGCCAGGCGGGGGTCGAGAAGCCGATCGTTGTGGTCGGTCACGACGCCGAGACCGTGGTGGCGACCCTGCAGGACGGGACGCACCAGTTCGTCGAGCAGCGCGAGCAGTTGGGCACGGGCCACGCCGCCATGATGGCGGTCGACCTGCTGAAGGGCCACGACGGCCCGGTGCTGGTCACGCCGGGTGACACTCCGCTTCTTTCCGGCGAGACCCTCGCGGAACTCGTCAAGACCTTTACGGACGAGGGTGCGCAAGCCGCCGTCGCTTCATTCGTCACGTTTGAACCGGGTTCCTATGGACGCGTGGTGCGGGACGAAGAAGGCCACGTTAGCGGGATCGTCGAGGCGAAAGACGCGACGGCAGAAGAGCTTGAGATCAAGGAAGTCAACGCGGCCGTCTACTGCTTCGACTGCGCGACCCTTCTCCGCCACTTGCCGAACCTTCAAAAGGGTAACGCGCAGGGCGAGTACTACCTGACCGACGTGATCGCCGCGATCCGCGGGGAGGGCGGCAAGGTGGTCGCCACCTGCTTTGACGACCCGGACGAGTTTATGGGCGTGAACGATCGTTGGCAGCTCGCCGAGGCCTCCCGCATCATGCGGCTCCGGGTGCTGCGGCGGCACGCCCTGAACGGGGTCACCATCGTCGACCCGAGCAGCACCTACATCGGAGCGGGGGTCCAGATCGGCCCGGACACGCTGGTGCACCCCATGACGGTGATCGACGGGGACACGCGCATCGGGTCCGGTTGCACGATCGGGCCGAACGCCTGGGTCAAGGATTCCGCCATTGGGGACGGTTGCCAGGTCTTCATGAGCCATGTGGACCAGGCGGAAATGGCCGACGGCGCCCGCTGCGGCCCCTTCAGCAACCTCCGGCCGGGCACGCGGCTCGGCGCCCGGGTGAAGATCGGCAACTTCGTCGAGATCAAGAACGGCCAGATCGGCGAGGACGCGGCGGTCTCGCACCTGACCTATATCGGCGACGCCAGCGTCGGGGCGCGCACGAACGTCGGCGCGGGCACGATCACCTGCAACTATGACGGATTTGCCAAGCACCGCACGGAGATCGGCGCGGACACGTTTATTGGCAGCAACTCCACGATCGTGGCCCCGCGCACCATCGGCGACGGCGCCATGGTCGCGGCGGGCAGCGTGGTGACAGAAGATGTTCCGGACGACGCGATGGCGGTCGGTCGGGCAAGGCAGGTAACAAAGGAGCAATGGGTAGCGTCGTGGCGGCAACGGAGACAAACGGAAACCTTGAAAAAGAACGAGACCTCAGCGGACTAA
- the ftsZ gene encoding cell division protein FtsZ — protein sequence MNSNGAVIKVVGVGGGGSNAVNRMVETGIQGVEFVAMNTDTQVLDKSLADKKIQLGTNLTRGLGAGGDPEVGRAAAEESKNDIRKLVEGADMVFITAGMGGGTGTGAAPVVADLSRELGALTVAIITRPFVFEGPRRTRLADQGVTSLMGRVDTLITIPNDRLMDVAERKTTLLDAFRIADDVLRQGVQGISDIITVPGQINVDFADVKAVMAGAGPALMGIGYGVGEQRALQAAQTATSSRLLEQTIHGARGLLVNISSSEDLTLAEVTEAMAYIHSLCDVEDANIYFGTVVDDKLEGEVRITVLATGFNPAVRASNPAFVDTAREEAESAVVEMPEPVAKTPSRPEVTDKRISPRDIWERAQRGLRDSTGKLEDVYDESEIDIPAFLREHRQKNS from the coding sequence GTGAACAGCAACGGGGCAGTAATTAAGGTCGTTGGCGTCGGCGGGGGCGGTTCGAACGCGGTCAACCGCATGGTCGAGACCGGCATCCAGGGCGTCGAGTTCGTCGCCATGAATACCGACACCCAGGTACTTGACAAGTCCCTGGCCGACAAGAAGATCCAGCTCGGCACGAACTTGACCCGCGGCCTCGGCGCTGGGGGCGACCCCGAAGTCGGGCGCGCCGCCGCCGAAGAGAGCAAGAACGACATCCGCAAGCTCGTCGAGGGCGCGGACATGGTCTTCATCACCGCCGGCATGGGGGGTGGCACTGGCACCGGCGCGGCGCCGGTCGTGGCCGACCTCTCCCGTGAGCTCGGTGCGCTGACCGTCGCCATCATTACTCGACCGTTCGTCTTCGAGGGCCCGCGCCGCACGCGGCTCGCCGACCAGGGCGTGACCTCGCTCATGGGACGGGTGGACACCCTCATCACGATTCCTAACGACCGCCTGATGGACGTCGCCGAGCGGAAGACGACCCTGCTCGACGCTTTCCGCATCGCGGACGACGTCTTGCGCCAGGGCGTTCAAGGCATCTCCGACATCATCACCGTCCCCGGCCAGATCAACGTGGACTTTGCCGACGTGAAGGCCGTCATGGCCGGCGCCGGCCCGGCCCTCATGGGCATCGGTTATGGCGTCGGCGAACAGCGCGCCCTCCAGGCCGCCCAGACGGCGACTTCCAGCCGCCTCCTCGAGCAGACCATCCACGGCGCCCGAGGGCTCCTGGTCAATATTTCCAGCAGCGAGGACCTGACGCTGGCCGAGGTCACAGAGGCCATGGCCTACATCCACTCGCTCTGCGACGTGGAGGACGCGAACATCTACTTCGGCACGGTGGTGGACGACAAGCTTGAAGGCGAAGTGAGGATCACGGTCCTCGCGACGGGCTTCAACCCGGCCGTCCGCGCTTCGAACCCGGCGTTCGTCGACACCGCGCGCGAAGAGGCGGAGTCGGCCGTGGTCGAGATGCCCGAGCCGGTCGCGAAGACCCCGAGCCGGCCCGAGGTCACCGACAAGCGCATCTCCCCGCGGGACATCTGGGAGCGGGCCCAGCGCGGCCTCCGTGATTCCACGGGCAAGCTCGAGGACGTCTACGACGAGAGCGAGATCGACATCCCCGCCTTCCTGCGCGAGCACCGCCAGAAGAACAGCTAG